Proteins encoded by one window of Serratia nevei:
- a CDS encoding phage tail protein I translates to MNNTLLPPSAGAWMRHTETVTARLSAITVALRTLWTPTACPVELLPYLAWALSVDRWDKNWPAEKKIAAIQQSYWQHRRKGTRAAVRRVIESMGFSATFAEWFDTGDQPGTFRLEVDVNEVGLTEKTLAELNRLVADAKPVSRHMAQMNIATKVSGFIYSAVTVHDGDIVTVYPADYEPDDSVKYNGIPRFGSGYHYSGERNG, encoded by the coding sequence ATGAATAACACCCTTCTCCCTCCGTCCGCCGGCGCCTGGATGCGCCACACCGAAACGGTCACTGCGCGGCTGTCGGCGATCACCGTCGCGCTGCGCACGCTCTGGACGCCGACCGCCTGCCCGGTTGAGTTATTGCCGTATCTGGCCTGGGCGCTGTCTGTCGACCGCTGGGACAAGAACTGGCCGGCAGAGAAAAAGATAGCGGCGATCCAGCAATCCTACTGGCAGCACCGCCGCAAGGGCACCCGCGCCGCCGTGCGGCGGGTGATTGAGAGCATGGGGTTTTCAGCCACCTTTGCCGAATGGTTCGACACCGGCGATCAACCGGGCACCTTTCGGCTTGAGGTCGACGTCAACGAAGTCGGACTAACTGAAAAAACGCTGGCCGAATTAAATCGCCTGGTGGCAGATGCCAAGCCGGTCAGTCGCCACATGGCACAAATGAACATCGCGACAAAGGTTAGCGGTTTTATCTATTCCGCCGTCACTGTACATGACGGCGATATCGTCACTGTTTACCCGGCCGACTACGAGCCGGACGACAGCGTTAAATACAACGGAATTCCGCGCTTCGGCAGCGGTTACCACTACTCCGGGGAAAGAAATGGCTGA
- a CDS encoding baseplate J/gp47 family protein, whose amino-acid sequence MPTIDLSQLPSPQIIEPLDFETILVDVKAVMIAAFPADQQASVAAALSLESEPLNVIAQAMAYRELLLRRRINEGAAACILSHAEGTDLDNLAANLDTERLTITPETDTSDAVMESDEALRLRAQSAFEGMSVAGPSAAYEYFARSASGKVADARATSPAPAEVVIAILSTDGDGTASPELLAAVTAAVNDEEARPLGDRVTVRSADIVDYSIDAELFLYPGPESEPIINAAMASLRGFLADNDKKIGRDVARSAISASLHVQGVQRVVLRSPATDLQISDTQAARNVGYTVENGGTDE is encoded by the coding sequence ATGCCAACGATTGACCTGTCGCAGCTGCCATCGCCGCAGATCATCGAGCCGCTCGACTTCGAGACGATCCTCGTTGACGTCAAGGCAGTGATGATCGCCGCCTTCCCTGCTGACCAGCAGGCGTCGGTTGCCGCCGCCCTGTCGCTGGAGTCTGAACCGCTCAACGTGATCGCCCAGGCGATGGCCTACCGCGAATTGCTGTTGCGCCGGCGAATCAACGAGGGGGCCGCCGCCTGCATACTGAGCCACGCCGAAGGCACCGACCTGGACAACCTGGCCGCCAACCTCGACACCGAGCGCCTGACGATCACCCCGGAAACGGACACGTCCGACGCGGTGATGGAAAGTGACGAAGCCCTGCGCCTGCGCGCGCAATCCGCGTTCGAGGGTATGAGCGTGGCCGGCCCGTCGGCGGCATATGAATATTTCGCCCGCAGTGCAAGCGGCAAGGTTGCCGACGCCAGGGCAACCAGCCCGGCACCGGCGGAGGTGGTGATCGCCATCCTGTCGACCGACGGCGACGGCACCGCATCGCCCGAGCTGCTGGCCGCCGTGACGGCCGCGGTTAACGATGAAGAAGCCCGACCGCTGGGCGACCGCGTGACGGTTCGCAGCGCGGATATTGTCGACTATTCGATTGATGCCGAGCTGTTCTTGTATCCGGGGCCGGAGTCGGAACCCATCATCAACGCCGCCATGGCGTCGCTGCGTGGATTTTTGGCCGACAACGACAAGAAGATCGGGCGTGACGTCGCCAGGTCGGCGATCTCCGCCTCGCTGCATGTGCAGGGGGTACAGCGTGTGGTGCTGCGTTCGCCGGCGACTGACCTGCAGATCTCCGACACGCAAGCCGCACGCAACGTTGGCTACACGGTAGAGAACGGCGGGACGGATGAATAA
- a CDS encoding GPW/gp25 family protein produces MSEKYRGMNNSGTGTLTDADHVWQSANDILLTPIGSRVMRRNYGSLVPDLLDSPQNDVTRLQLMSATVIALAAWEPRLALDTININYSPTGAVTAEMSGMLTESMEKSTGTIELRSHNDAND; encoded by the coding sequence ATGAGCGAGAAGTACCGCGGCATGAATAACAGCGGCACCGGTACGTTGACCGATGCGGATCACGTCTGGCAGTCAGCCAATGACATTCTGCTGACGCCCATCGGTTCGCGCGTCATGCGCCGTAACTACGGTTCGCTGGTGCCAGACCTGCTCGACAGCCCTCAAAACGACGTCACCCGCCTGCAGCTCATGAGCGCGACCGTGATCGCGCTGGCGGCCTGGGAGCCTCGCCTCGCGCTGGACACCATCAACATCAACTATTCACCCACCGGCGCCGTCACGGCCGAGATGTCCGGCATGCTGACGGAAAGCATGGAGAAAAGCACCGGGACGATTGAGTTAAGGAGCCATAACGATGCCAACGATTGA
- a CDS encoding phage baseplate assembly protein V, translating to MDAAELIRLLENLIRVGVVTAIDEDNKRVRVATGGLDTTWLRWNAQRAGAFNIWMPPSLGEQVWLLCIGGNPETAIIGGSLYSNDHPAPGGSRNEMVITAPDGARFRYDADAGALEVSGIKTAKLTAGAKVILDSPVVECTNLLKTRQFDVSEGGEMHGDFNHTGGAFVSNGVKVDNHGHGGVQRGGDWTEGTR from the coding sequence GTGGACGCGGCCGAACTTATTCGCCTGCTGGAAAACCTGATCCGCGTTGGCGTGGTCACGGCGATCGACGAAGACAACAAGCGCGTGCGCGTCGCAACCGGCGGGTTAGATACCACCTGGCTGCGCTGGAATGCGCAGCGCGCCGGCGCATTCAACATCTGGATGCCGCCGTCGCTCGGCGAGCAGGTCTGGCTGCTGTGCATCGGCGGCAATCCGGAGACGGCTATTATCGGCGGCAGCCTGTACAGCAACGATCACCCTGCCCCCGGCGGCTCGCGTAACGAGATGGTGATCACCGCCCCGGACGGCGCCAGATTCCGTTATGACGCCGACGCCGGCGCGCTGGAAGTCAGCGGCATCAAAACAGCCAAATTAACGGCCGGGGCCAAAGTGATCCTGGATTCGCCCGTCGTCGAATGCACCAACCTGCTGAAGACCCGGCAATTCGACGTCAGCGAAGGCGGCGAGATGCACGGTGATTTCAATCACACCGGCGGCGCCTTCGTGTCGAACGGCGTGAAGGTCGACAATCACGGCCACGGCGGCGTGCAGCGCGGTGGCGACTGGACGGAGGGCACCCGATGA
- a CDS encoding phage virion morphogenesis protein, whose amino-acid sequence MTDAALFHELDQVFADILGGMSPAGRIRTAREVGRMLRQSQSRRIARQENPDGSKFEKRRRKVLRSQAGIGFIWNGETRRLKNWRATKGSRGRMLTGFDEGRGAVRSFYREDIERYLDINFNQTRKDTTKADPMFRRLRTARFLKARADAGGATVGFTGVAGRIARTHQYGLRDRVNKSGTMASYPRREVLGITKADRMAIARSVIDSLGVK is encoded by the coding sequence ATGACCGATGCAGCGCTGTTTCATGAGCTGGATCAGGTGTTCGCCGATATTCTCGGCGGCATGTCCCCCGCCGGGCGTATACGCACCGCGCGCGAGGTCGGCCGCATGCTGCGCCAGAGCCAGTCGCGGCGCATTGCACGCCAGGAAAACCCGGACGGCTCAAAATTCGAGAAGCGCCGCCGCAAGGTGCTGCGCTCACAGGCCGGGATTGGCTTTATCTGGAACGGCGAAACCCGCCGCCTGAAAAACTGGCGGGCAACCAAGGGCAGCCGCGGCCGCATGCTGACCGGTTTCGATGAAGGCCGCGGCGCCGTCCGCTCCTTCTATCGCGAGGATATCGAGCGTTACCTCGATATCAACTTTAACCAGACGCGCAAGGACACCACCAAGGCCGATCCGATGTTTCGCCGGCTGCGTACCGCACGCTTTCTGAAGGCGCGCGCCGATGCCGGCGGCGCCACTGTCGGTTTTACCGGCGTTGCGGGCCGTATTGCGCGCACGCACCAGTACGGCCTGCGCGACAGGGTGAACAAGTCCGGCACGATGGCGTCCTACCCACGCCGCGAGGTGCTGGGGATAACCAAAGCCGACCGCATGGCGATCGCCCGTTCGGTCATTGACTCGCTGGGGGTGAAATAG
- a CDS encoding phage tail protein codes for MKKAELLRDALIAANTWCKANPELFTVFVEKGHVEIQATGEPSFMYVYPLQVFVMNYPGDLDDLMLPLLGWIWEYQPDLLLNPDKNKSIEFEADIANDDTADLLLKVPIWECVMVTRQNGKLLTQHLAEDRPRINGGDWQIVFDPERGGELVP; via the coding sequence GTGAAAAAAGCCGAACTGCTACGCGACGCGCTGATCGCGGCCAACACCTGGTGCAAGGCCAACCCTGAGCTGTTCACCGTTTTTGTTGAAAAGGGGCATGTCGAGATCCAGGCGACCGGCGAACCTTCGTTTATGTACGTTTATCCGCTCCAGGTATTCGTAATGAACTATCCAGGTGATCTAGATGACCTGATGCTGCCACTGTTGGGATGGATATGGGAATACCAGCCAGACCTGCTATTGAACCCGGATAAAAACAAAAGCATTGAGTTCGAAGCCGATATTGCAAACGACGACACTGCCGACCTGTTGCTGAAGGTGCCAATTTGGGAGTGTGTCATGGTAACACGCCAAAATGGCAAGCTTCTTACGCAGCACCTGGCGGAAGACAGGCCCCGCATCAACGGCGGCGACTGGCAAATCGTGTTCGATCCTGAGAGGGGCGGGGAGCTGGTGCCATGA
- a CDS encoding DUF2570 domain-containing protein, whose translation MKAAAVLILLFLTALAGMGWQKHQRELAEQRRDIAERAVEQTGDVLAEVRALRADVGEIEAGMKKLSEKRGTNGEQRRETIQTALAGETCAVTPVPSAVADSLQKRAAEVRAADYSGAFAGQPDGKH comes from the coding sequence ATGAAAGCGGCCGCGGTATTGATCCTGCTGTTTCTGACGGCGCTGGCCGGGATGGGATGGCAGAAGCATCAGCGGGAACTGGCCGAACAGCGCCGCGATATTGCCGAGCGCGCCGTCGAGCAAACCGGGGATGTGCTGGCCGAAGTGCGCGCCCTGCGTGCCGACGTCGGCGAGATTGAGGCCGGAATGAAGAAGCTGAGCGAGAAGCGCGGCACCAATGGAGAGCAACGACGTGAAACCATCCAGACTGCGCTGGCCGGCGAAACGTGTGCCGTTACTCCTGTGCCTTCTGCTGTCGCTGACAGCCTGCAAAAGCGTGCCGCGGAAGTCCGCGCCGCAGATTATTCAGGAGCCTTTGCCGGCCAGCCTGACGGCAAACACTGA
- a CDS encoding lysozyme, which translates to MRRKSVIACSVAAIVALAGALWPEKVRTSQAAQLKMAKYEDCRKTPYYCPAGVLTIGMGSTTRVEDRQYSETEIAERWVNDLVRAEKCINSNFNGAAAPQFVFEALTDVSFNVGCTGIGWFTDRQGKKQRTTLWKYAQAGNWPGVCQRLTDFVNSGGKRLQGLVNRREEFKTWCLSDPALKGAK; encoded by the coding sequence GTGAGACGAAAAAGCGTTATCGCCTGCAGCGTGGCCGCCATTGTGGCGCTGGCCGGTGCCCTGTGGCCCGAGAAGGTGCGCACCAGCCAGGCAGCACAGTTAAAAATGGCGAAGTATGAGGACTGCCGCAAGACGCCCTACTACTGCCCCGCCGGGGTGCTGACCATCGGCATGGGCTCAACGACCCGCGTCGAGGATCGGCAGTACTCGGAAACGGAGATCGCCGAGCGCTGGGTAAACGACCTGGTACGCGCGGAAAAGTGCATTAACAGCAACTTTAACGGCGCCGCCGCCCCGCAATTCGTGTTTGAAGCGCTGACCGACGTCAGTTTCAACGTGGGGTGCACCGGGATCGGTTGGTTCACCGATCGCCAGGGAAAAAAGCAGCGCACCACGCTGTGGAAATACGCGCAGGCGGGCAACTGGCCCGGCGTATGCCAGCGCCTGACCGACTTTGTGAACTCCGGCGGCAAGCGCCTGCAAGGGCTGGTTAACCGTCGGGAAGAGTTTAAAACCTGGTGCCTGTCTGACCCGGCACTCAAGGGCGCCAAATGA
- a CDS encoding tail protein X translates to MKVQAMQGDTLDLLCQRHYGTTQGVTEIVLAANPGIAEQIFLTAGQVVELPEIERSTQQETVQLWT, encoded by the coding sequence GTGAAGGTGCAAGCAATGCAGGGCGACACGCTGGATCTGCTGTGCCAGCGACACTACGGCACCACGCAAGGCGTGACCGAAATCGTGCTGGCTGCCAATCCTGGGATCGCCGAACAGATATTTTTGACCGCCGGCCAGGTGGTCGAGCTGCCGGAGATCGAACGTTCAACCCAACAGGAGACGGTGCAGCTATGGACGTAA
- a CDS encoding head completion/stabilization protein, protein MSLVAGRTVTPAADDVPDTDDGGETITAGPFWPAIALKDVRLEMRITGAVTTTRLKQAAIEATGHVIDQLTGWQASQLKAGFASLETVPARQINDVSVKIHRYRRAVFSITRALLIENYRDVDTTGDAGEKRAAGLTLQAADLWRDARWAIADIRDEVRNFAEAF, encoded by the coding sequence ATGAGCCTTGTTGCCGGGCGTACCGTTACCCCCGCCGCTGACGATGTGCCAGATACCGACGATGGCGGCGAGACCATCACAGCAGGCCCCTTCTGGCCCGCGATTGCGCTCAAGGACGTGCGCCTTGAGATGCGCATCACCGGCGCGGTGACCACCACCCGCTTAAAGCAGGCCGCGATTGAAGCGACAGGCCATGTGATCGACCAGCTGACGGGCTGGCAAGCAAGCCAGTTGAAAGCCGGCTTCGCGTCGCTGGAGACCGTGCCAGCCCGTCAAATCAATGACGTGAGCGTGAAGATCCACCGCTACCGCCGCGCGGTATTCAGCATCACCCGCGCGCTGCTGATCGAAAACTATCGCGACGTCGACACCACCGGCGACGCCGGCGAGAAACGCGCCGCCGGGTTGACGCTGCAGGCGGCAGATCTGTGGCGCGATGCCCGCTGGGCTATCGCCGATATTCGCGACGAAGTGCGCAATTTTGCGGAGGCATTTTAG
- the gpM gene encoding phage terminase small subunit: protein MLTPAQRHFQRVMAERHGKTEEFTEAARTAHEQILHRLRMDQSALKRVQSDQAKAEMKKQLLPHYEGWIEGTLDGNSGRQDEVIVTLMIWAIDAGDYPLAVRIGRYVIEHNLAMPDRFHRTAATALVEELCDPILVQVKADESTDLTAHLQVLEELAQIVDGKDMPDVVLAKLFKARGFALRGGDDATQAKALELLRQALKLDANAGVKKAIESLARQVKKAGQNTGGAGDNDADTSGTATTTDAAAASKTTVPATPHRQRSSTARKPSAAKKTADKAAGKKAKQDVTE from the coding sequence ATGCTGACACCGGCACAACGACATTTTCAGCGCGTGATGGCGGAACGCCACGGTAAGACCGAGGAGTTCACAGAAGCCGCCCGCACCGCGCATGAACAAATCCTTCACCGCCTGCGCATGGATCAGAGTGCACTCAAACGCGTGCAGTCCGACCAGGCGAAAGCGGAGATGAAAAAGCAGCTGCTTCCGCACTATGAAGGCTGGATCGAAGGCACGCTCGACGGCAATAGCGGCCGGCAGGACGAGGTCATCGTCACCCTGATGATCTGGGCGATTGACGCCGGCGATTATCCGCTCGCGGTGCGTATCGGCCGCTATGTCATCGAGCACAACCTCGCGATGCCTGACCGGTTCCACCGCACGGCGGCGACGGCCCTCGTGGAAGAGCTTTGCGATCCCATTCTGGTGCAGGTCAAGGCCGACGAGAGCACCGATTTGACCGCACACCTGCAGGTGCTGGAAGAGCTCGCGCAAATCGTCGATGGCAAGGATATGCCTGACGTGGTGCTCGCCAAGCTGTTCAAGGCGCGCGGCTTTGCCTTGCGCGGTGGCGATGATGCCACCCAGGCGAAGGCGCTGGAACTGCTGCGCCAGGCGCTGAAACTGGACGCCAACGCCGGTGTGAAAAAAGCGATCGAGAGCCTGGCACGCCAGGTCAAAAAAGCCGGCCAGAACACTGGCGGCGCCGGCGATAACGATGCCGACACCTCCGGCACCGCGACAACAACCGACGCTGCAGCAGCATCAAAAACGACTGTACCGGCCACCCCGCACCGGCAGCGCAGCAGCACCGCGCGTAAGCCATCAGCCGCTAAAAAAACCGCCGACAAGGCCGCCGGTAAGAAAGCCAAGCAGGACGTCACCGAATAA
- a CDS encoding phage major capsid protein, P2 family, with amino-acid sequence MENITRELFDQYISRQAQLNRVSPAAVAAKFAVDPTVQQKLEAAAQESDSFLSKINVFGVTQQIGQKVLIGSKGPLAGVNNSTTTRRNPADNSKMEPYNYMCRKVNYDYGLNYEQLDAWAHQPNFQPLISSAMARQMSLDRIMIGFNGTSYADPSNRAANPLLQDCSIGWLEKIRKEASHRVISDITVTSRDDDNKIIAKGTYGNLTSAVYDAKNSLMDEWHKRNPDNVVILAGDLLTSSNFPAINAMSQTNPNTEMLAGQLIVAQERVGNMPTFIAPYFPVNGILITPFKNLSVYYQRGSLRRTIKEEPEYNRVATYQSSNDDFVVEDYGNVAFIDGITFAQPENGG; translated from the coding sequence ATGGAAAACATTACCCGCGAGCTGTTCGACCAGTACATCAGCCGGCAGGCCCAGCTAAACCGCGTATCGCCGGCCGCCGTCGCGGCAAAATTCGCTGTCGATCCGACGGTGCAGCAGAAGCTGGAAGCCGCCGCGCAGGAAAGCGACTCTTTCCTGAGCAAGATTAACGTCTTCGGCGTGACCCAACAGATCGGCCAGAAAGTACTGATCGGCAGCAAAGGCCCGCTGGCCGGTGTGAACAACAGCACCACCACGCGCCGCAACCCGGCCGATAACAGCAAAATGGAGCCGTACAACTACATGTGCCGCAAGGTCAACTACGACTACGGCCTCAACTACGAGCAATTGGACGCCTGGGCGCATCAGCCTAACTTCCAGCCGCTGATCAGCAGCGCGATGGCGCGCCAGATGTCGCTTGACCGCATCATGATCGGTTTCAACGGCACCAGCTACGCCGATCCGTCAAACCGCGCCGCTAACCCGCTGCTGCAGGACTGCAGTATCGGCTGGCTGGAAAAAATTCGTAAGGAAGCGTCACACCGCGTTATCTCAGATATCACGGTCACCTCGCGGGATGACGACAACAAGATCATCGCCAAAGGCACCTACGGCAACCTGACGTCAGCAGTTTATGACGCCAAAAACAGCCTGATGGACGAATGGCACAAGCGTAACCCGGATAACGTTGTGATCCTGGCCGGCGATCTGCTGACCAGCAGCAATTTCCCGGCAATCAACGCCATGAGTCAGACCAACCCGAACACCGAAATGTTGGCCGGTCAGCTCATTGTTGCGCAGGAGCGCGTCGGGAACATGCCGACATTCATCGCGCCGTACTTCCCGGTTAACGGCATCCTGATCACGCCGTTTAAGAACCTGTCGGTGTACTACCAGCGCGGGAGCCTGCGCCGCACCATCAAGGAAGAGCCGGAGTACAACCGCGTAGCGACCTACCAGTCGTCGAACGATGACTTCGTGGTCGAGGACTACGGCAACGTCGCCTTTATCGACGGCATCACCTTCGCGCAGCCTGAGAACGGCGGTTAA
- a CDS encoding GPO family capsid scaffolding protein: protein MASTTSTRKKFRVMTSGVTIDGRQVTRDQIHAMAASYNPAVYGARVNIEHYLSPFPDSTFCAMGDVMALSAEDISDGPLTGEAALYAEIEPTARMKTMTDDGKKIYSSVEIHPKFSLTNGPYLVGLAMTDTPASLGTDKLKFAAEKRGEIMRFNTADAEPTMFTAAFEAELMQADQSRSTTGNEWFSRVMGILGKGKKTDDERFSQVHQAVEAVAQSQADLTDQFSATAQESASNKQAIAKLTADLAAMQQKVVTTDGNFSRRPPAGGGGNAQLADY from the coding sequence ATGGCAAGCACAACGAGCACCCGTAAGAAATTCCGCGTTATGACCTCCGGCGTCACTATCGACGGCCGTCAGGTCACCCGCGATCAGATCCATGCGATGGCGGCGTCGTATAACCCGGCGGTGTATGGCGCCCGCGTCAATATCGAGCACTACCTTTCCCCGTTCCCGGACAGCACCTTCTGCGCCATGGGCGACGTGATGGCCCTGTCCGCCGAAGACATTTCTGACGGCCCGCTGACAGGCGAAGCGGCGTTGTACGCAGAGATAGAGCCCACGGCACGCATGAAGACCATGACCGATGACGGGAAGAAGATTTATTCCAGCGTCGAGATCCATCCAAAGTTTTCACTGACCAACGGCCCGTACCTGGTCGGCCTGGCGATGACCGACACCCCGGCCAGTCTGGGCACTGACAAGCTGAAATTCGCCGCAGAGAAGCGCGGGGAGATCATGCGCTTCAACACCGCAGATGCCGAACCGACGATGTTCACCGCGGCTTTCGAAGCTGAGTTGATGCAGGCAGACCAGTCGCGCTCAACCACCGGCAACGAGTGGTTCTCCCGCGTCATGGGCATCCTCGGCAAGGGCAAGAAAACCGACGATGAACGCTTCAGCCAGGTGCATCAGGCGGTAGAGGCCGTGGCGCAGTCGCAGGCCGATTTGACCGACCAGTTCAGCGCCACCGCGCAGGAAAGCGCCAGCAACAAGCAGGCCATCGCGAAGTTGACCGCTGACCTGGCTGCGATGCAGCAGAAGGTTGTAACCACGGACGGTAACTTCAGCCGCCGCCCGCCGGCTGGCGGTGGTGGCAACGCGCAGTTGGCTGACTACTAA
- a CDS encoding terminase large subunit domain-containing protein, whose amino-acid sequence MTVQETFTRHRARQLYWQGYPPAEIARLMGINQNTVYAWKKRDEWDETPPIQRVTTSIDARLVQLTCKDKKSGGDFKEIDLLTRQLKKLDNGTPATQPKKKVRKKQNFFSESQIAQLRQNILGSLHWHQQGWYDNHHHRNRMILKSRQVGATWYFAREALIRALSDDAKYKHQLNQIFLSASRRQAYQFRSFIRSAAAEVDVELKGGDMIQLFNGAELHFLGTSAATAQSYTGNLFFDEFFWVGQFANLKKVAGAMATLKGLTRTYFSTPSAESHEAYPFWTGEAFNKGRASSSRVEFDTSWKTLNSGLMCPDKIWRQIVTLQDAIDHGWDLTDIDEIRDENSPEEYDNLYGCQFIRNGESAFDYNMLLTCGADGYDDWLDWKPYAMRPLADRPVWIGYDPNGASGKGDSGGISVNAVPLVAGGKFRTIETQRIRGMEFEAQANLIIGMLDRYNVQHIGIDGQGIGEAVWQLVKKKFPAAVCYQFNPASKRMLVLKMQQLVRGGRWEFDRGERDLITAFSAVRKVVTPGGVITYDTDRSRGVSHGDLAWATMLAIINEPLGQDGGSTMTVMEY is encoded by the coding sequence ATGACGGTTCAGGAAACATTCACTAGGCACCGCGCACGACAGCTTTACTGGCAGGGCTACCCGCCGGCGGAAATCGCGCGCCTGATGGGTATCAACCAGAACACGGTTTACGCCTGGAAGAAGCGCGACGAATGGGACGAAACGCCACCTATCCAGCGCGTCACCACCTCGATTGATGCGCGCCTGGTGCAGCTGACCTGCAAGGACAAGAAGAGCGGCGGCGACTTCAAGGAAATCGACCTGCTGACGCGCCAGCTGAAGAAGCTGGACAACGGCACGCCGGCCACCCAGCCGAAAAAGAAGGTGCGCAAGAAGCAAAACTTTTTCTCTGAATCGCAGATCGCGCAGCTGCGGCAGAACATCCTTGGATCGCTGCACTGGCACCAGCAAGGCTGGTATGACAATCACCACCACCGCAACCGGATGATCCTGAAGAGTCGCCAGGTGGGGGCGACCTGGTATTTTGCGCGCGAGGCGCTGATCCGCGCGTTATCTGATGATGCGAAGTACAAGCACCAGCTCAACCAGATCTTTCTGTCGGCCAGCCGCCGGCAGGCGTACCAGTTCCGCAGCTTCATTCGCTCGGCTGCGGCGGAGGTCGACGTCGAGCTGAAAGGCGGCGACATGATCCAGCTGTTCAACGGCGCGGAGCTGCATTTCCTCGGCACGTCTGCAGCGACGGCGCAGTCCTACACCGGCAACCTGTTCTTTGACGAGTTTTTCTGGGTGGGTCAGTTCGCGAACCTAAAGAAGGTGGCCGGCGCGATGGCGACGCTGAAAGGGCTTACGCGCACCTACTTCTCCACACCATCGGCGGAAAGTCATGAAGCGTACCCGTTTTGGACAGGGGAGGCGTTCAACAAGGGGCGCGCCAGCAGTAGCCGCGTGGAGTTCGACACGTCCTGGAAGACGCTGAACAGCGGGCTGATGTGCCCGGACAAGATCTGGCGCCAGATTGTCACGTTGCAGGACGCCATCGATCACGGCTGGGATTTGACCGATATCGATGAAATCCGTGACGAGAACAGCCCGGAGGAATATGACAACCTCTACGGCTGTCAGTTTATCCGCAACGGTGAATCGGCCTTTGACTACAACATGCTGCTGACCTGTGGCGCCGATGGTTATGACGACTGGCTCGACTGGAAACCTTACGCCATGCGGCCGCTGGCCGATCGACCGGTCTGGATTGGTTACGACCCGAACGGCGCCAGCGGGAAGGGTGACAGCGGGGGCATCTCCGTTAATGCCGTGCCGCTGGTTGCCGGTGGCAAGTTCCGCACCATCGAGACGCAGCGCATCCGCGGCATGGAGTTCGAGGCGCAGGCCAATCTGATCATTGGCATGCTGGATCGCTACAACGTGCAGCATATCGGCATTGACGGGCAGGGGATTGGTGAGGCGGTCTGGCAGTTGGTGAAGAAGAAGTTCCCGGCGGCGGTCTGCTACCAGTTCAACCCGGCCAGCAAGCGCATGCTGGTATTGAAGATGCAGCAACTGGTTCGCGGCGGTCGCTGGGAGTTCGACCGCGGGGAGCGTGACCTGATCACGGCATTCAGCGCGGTGCGCAAAGTGGTAACGCCTGGCGGGGTGATCACCTATGACACCGACCGCAGCCGCGGCGTCAGCCATGGCGACCTTGCCTGGGCGACGATGCTGGCCATTATCAACGAGCCGCTGGGACAAGATGGCGGCAGCACTATGACGGTTATGGAGTATTAA